A window of the Paraburkholderia sp. ZP32-5 genome harbors these coding sequences:
- a CDS encoding LacI family DNA-binding transcriptional regulator, which translates to MENRVATLKDVAELAGVGMSTASRAISGKGPVSADAAARVKAAIEALNFRPSSIGRAMATQQLGIIGIFVPTFFGSYYGTILKQTDTELRAVRRHVVVATGCGEVSPREQAIEAVRFLIGRDCDGVVVISHDLHDEDLIMLHGMHPKMVFLNRAFEQLPEASFCADHWRGGELAARTLLDHGHRDIAVISGPSTASDNQTRIEGFFAELARAGIARDDVTLIESDFSPEGGYAAAQQLLDSKRHFTGLFCANDTMAVSVLARFHQAGISVPDDISVIGYDDDYSAAYAAPGLTSVHIPTAELTQNAVRWLINQCYRTSWEIFREFPVSVTMRGSVGPAPAEKITARQVTRWNC; encoded by the coding sequence ATGGAGAACCGCGTGGCAACTCTCAAGGATGTCGCGGAACTGGCCGGCGTGGGCATGTCGACCGCCTCACGAGCCATTTCCGGCAAAGGACCGGTTTCCGCCGATGCGGCCGCCCGCGTGAAGGCGGCGATCGAAGCGCTGAACTTCCGCCCGTCGTCGATCGGTCGGGCGATGGCAACGCAGCAGCTCGGCATCATCGGCATTTTCGTGCCGACGTTTTTCGGCTCCTACTACGGCACGATTCTGAAGCAGACCGACACCGAACTGCGCGCGGTACGCCGCCATGTGGTGGTCGCGACCGGCTGCGGGGAGGTGTCGCCGCGCGAACAGGCGATCGAGGCGGTGCGCTTTCTGATCGGCCGCGATTGCGATGGCGTTGTCGTGATCAGCCACGATCTGCACGACGAAGACCTGATCATGCTACACGGCATGCATCCGAAGATGGTGTTCCTCAATCGCGCGTTCGAGCAGTTGCCGGAGGCGTCGTTCTGCGCGGACCACTGGCGCGGCGGCGAACTGGCGGCGCGCACGCTGCTCGACCATGGGCATCGCGATATCGCGGTGATTTCGGGGCCGTCGACCGCGTCGGACAACCAGACGCGGATCGAAGGCTTTTTCGCCGAGCTGGCGCGCGCTGGCATCGCGCGCGACGATGTCACGCTGATCGAATCGGACTTCTCGCCGGAAGGCGGCTATGCGGCTGCGCAACAACTGCTCGATTCGAAGCGGCACTTCACAGGCCTGTTCTGCGCGAACGACACGATGGCGGTCAGCGTGCTTGCGCGCTTCCATCAGGCGGGTATTTCGGTGCCCGACGATATTTCCGTGATCGGTTACGACGACGATTATTCGGCCGCCTATGCGGCGCCCGGACTCACATCGGTCCATATTCCGACCGCCGAACTCACGCAGAACGCGGTGCGCTGGCTGATCAACCAGTGCTACCGGACTTCGTGGGAGATTTTCCGGGAGTTTCCGGTCAGCGTGACGATGCGCGGCTCGGTCGGACCGGCGCCGGCCGAAAAAATCACAGCGCGGCAGGTAACGCGCTGGAACTGCTGA
- a CDS encoding ABC transporter ATP-binding protein, translated as MANTINAPIDVIADAARAQDAAAGAAALTHPANVAIRDLTIRLGSNTVIENLDLDVLAGEFVVLLGPSGCGKSTLLHSIAGLIDVTDGSIEIAGEDMTWADPKDRRIALVFQSYALYPTMSVERNLSFALRINGTPKAEIARRVARASEMLQLGPLLKRKPAQLSGGQRQRVAIGRAIVREADVFLFDEPLSNLDAKLRTELRRELKQLHQRLGATMIYVTHDQVEAMTLATRMAVMRGGVIQQFGTPAEVYARPNNLFVATFLGSPAMNLLKGTLETRDGAVHFSAEHVRLDVSAYAFKDGATQGQPCVLGVRAEDVHVDAGSASGAEGGGESGTPRAAGFAKVSLVEPMGNHRVIWLDYHGEQIASIDQTKAPVAEGDTVAFSLDAAHVSLFDEAGGARL; from the coding sequence GCATCCGGCCAACGTCGCAATCCGCGATCTGACGATCCGGCTCGGCTCGAACACGGTGATCGAGAACCTCGATCTCGACGTGCTGGCGGGCGAATTCGTCGTGCTGCTCGGGCCGTCGGGCTGCGGCAAGTCCACGTTGCTGCACAGCATCGCCGGGCTGATCGACGTGACGGACGGCAGCATCGAGATCGCCGGCGAAGACATGACATGGGCCGATCCGAAGGATCGCCGCATCGCGCTGGTGTTCCAGTCGTACGCGCTGTATCCGACGATGAGCGTCGAGCGCAATCTGTCGTTCGCGTTGCGCATCAACGGCACGCCGAAGGCGGAGATTGCACGGCGCGTCGCGCGCGCATCGGAGATGCTGCAACTTGGGCCGTTGCTGAAGCGCAAGCCGGCGCAACTATCCGGTGGACAGCGGCAGCGTGTCGCCATCGGCCGCGCGATCGTGCGCGAAGCCGATGTGTTTCTGTTCGACGAACCGCTGTCGAATCTCGACGCGAAGCTGCGCACCGAACTGCGCCGCGAACTGAAGCAACTGCATCAACGGCTCGGCGCAACGATGATCTACGTGACGCACGATCAGGTCGAAGCGATGACGCTCGCGACCCGCATGGCCGTGATGCGCGGCGGCGTGATCCAGCAGTTCGGCACGCCGGCCGAGGTCTACGCGCGGCCGAACAATCTGTTCGTCGCGACGTTCCTTGGCTCGCCCGCGATGAATCTGCTGAAGGGCACGCTCGAGACGCGCGATGGCGCCGTGCACTTTAGCGCCGAGCATGTGCGGCTCGATGTATCGGCGTATGCGTTCAAGGATGGGGCCACGCAAGGGCAGCCATGCGTGCTCGGCGTGCGCGCCGAAGACGTGCATGTCGATGCGGGCAGTGCGAGCGGTGCTGAAGGCGGCGGTGAAAGCGGCACCCCACGCGCGGCCGGGTTCGCAAAAGTTTCGCTGGTGGAGCCGATGGGCAACCACCGGGTCATCTGGCTCGACTATCATGGCGAACAGATCGCGTCGATCGATCAGACAAAAGCGCCGGTCGCAGAGGGCGACACCGTGGCGTTTTCGCTCGACGCCGCGCATGTCTCGCTGTTCGACGAAGCGGGCGGCGCGCGCCTCTAA